In a genomic window of Pseudodesulfovibrio sp. JC047:
- a CDS encoding M23 family metallopeptidase, whose protein sequence is MSISLCVRRAFLLLILCVSLSSVANAAGMVVIDSPETIGVGKPLLVNVTSWYPMDDVRVTWAGREVAPSIYESEGKHHAVVFLGIGLRGELGVYPVDVTVSIWGKNYHFSKSVSVVESTWGHETLTVPPKMVKPPKKALERIARERERIMAALNTVSPERYWTLPFSRPTKGKMLSRFGLHRIFNGDTASRHTGLDFRAWEGTPLYAMAAGKVILKGHFYYAGNCIYVDHGNGFISMYAHMSKVLVNEGDMLTAGQKIGLSGATGRVNGAHLHLGTFMQGQVVDPEPLFAMEADALPYEETSFHGAENGKRDI, encoded by the coding sequence ATGAGCATTTCATTGTGTGTCCGCAGGGCATTTCTGCTGTTGATTCTGTGTGTGTCGTTGTCGTCTGTCGCCAATGCCGCCGGTATGGTCGTGATCGACTCGCCGGAGACCATCGGGGTGGGCAAACCGCTTCTGGTCAATGTGACGTCGTGGTATCCCATGGATGATGTCCGCGTGACGTGGGCTGGTCGGGAGGTGGCTCCCTCGATCTATGAGAGCGAGGGAAAACACCATGCCGTGGTGTTTCTGGGCATTGGCCTGCGTGGCGAACTCGGGGTGTACCCGGTGGATGTGACGGTTTCCATCTGGGGAAAAAACTATCATTTTTCCAAATCCGTTTCCGTGGTGGAATCCACATGGGGGCATGAAACCTTGACCGTGCCGCCCAAGATGGTCAAACCACCCAAGAAGGCCTTGGAACGGATCGCTCGGGAACGGGAACGCATCATGGCCGCTCTCAATACGGTGTCGCCGGAACGCTATTGGACACTGCCTTTTTCCCGACCAACCAAGGGCAAGATGCTCAGTCGATTCGGGCTGCATCGGATTTTCAATGGAGACACGGCCAGCCGACATACCGGACTGGATTTCCGGGCCTGGGAAGGGACACCCCTCTACGCCATGGCTGCGGGAAAGGTCATTTTGAAAGGGCATTTCTACTACGCTGGCAACTGCATTTATGTGGATCATGGGAATGGCTTCATTTCCATGTACGCCCATATGTCCAAGGTGCTGGTCAATGAAGGGGACATGCTGACGGCAGGACAGAAAATCGGACTGTCCGGTGCGACCGGCAGGGTGAACGGCGCGCATCTGCATCTGGGGACGTTCATGCAGGGACAGGTCGTTGACCCGGAGCCATTGTTCGCGATGGAAGCCGATGCTCTGCCGTACGAAGAAACCTCGTTTCATGGAGCTGAAAATGGCAAAAGAGACATTTGA
- a CDS encoding polyprenyl synthetase family protein — MSFKEQLAHRASLVEHFLSNCLHDRAIPPRLLESMEYSLLAGGKRLRPVLMTSWATMVNPEASGLHDQVMPFAASLECIHTYSLIHDDLPAMDDDDLRRGKPSNHAQFDEATAILAGDGLLTEAFWLMTTASLSKGLPADRVLRAISVLATAAGAGGMVGGQVVDVEFTGRNDVPLDELRAMHAMKTGALLTAACECGAILSGANEAVIDAARSFGQSVGVAFQIVDDVLDVVSDTETLGKPVGSDEEMGKTTYPSLIGLEKSKHLASQYIETATQHLSSFAGPEKSFLEALARYIVDRVY, encoded by the coding sequence GTGAGTTTCAAGGAACAATTGGCACACCGTGCCTCGTTGGTAGAGCATTTCCTTTCGAATTGTCTGCATGACCGAGCCATTCCTCCGCGATTGCTCGAATCCATGGAATATTCTCTGTTGGCGGGTGGCAAGCGGCTTCGGCCCGTGCTCATGACGTCGTGGGCAACCATGGTAAACCCGGAAGCTTCGGGGCTGCACGATCAGGTGATGCCCTTTGCGGCCTCACTCGAATGTATCCATACCTATTCCCTGATTCATGACGATCTGCCCGCCATGGATGATGATGACCTGCGGCGGGGCAAGCCGTCCAATCACGCGCAATTTGATGAAGCCACGGCCATTTTGGCCGGAGACGGTCTGCTCACCGAGGCCTTTTGGCTGATGACCACGGCATCGTTGTCCAAAGGATTGCCTGCCGATCGCGTCTTGCGCGCCATTTCCGTCTTGGCGACCGCAGCAGGAGCGGGGGGCATGGTTGGCGGTCAGGTGGTCGATGTGGAGTTCACTGGCCGAAATGATGTGCCGCTTGACGAGTTGCGCGCAATGCACGCCATGAAGACCGGCGCGTTGTTGACAGCGGCCTGCGAGTGTGGCGCGATTTTGTCCGGTGCGAATGAAGCCGTGATTGATGCTGCCCGTTCGTTTGGCCAATCCGTTGGCGTGGCGTTTCAGATCGTGGATGATGTGCTTGATGTGGTCAGTGATACGGAGACCCTGGGCAAACCGGTCGGGAGCGATGAAGAAATGGGCAAGACGACCTATCCTTCGCTCATTGGTCTTGAAAAAAGTAAACATTTGGCATCGCAATATATTGAAACCGCAACACAGCATCTGTCCTCGTTTGCCGGGCCGGAAAAGAGTTTTCTGGAAGCCCTCGCGCGATACATAGTGGACAGGGTGTACTGA
- the xseB gene encoding exodeoxyribonuclease VII small subunit, with protein MAKETFEKKLERLKTVVETLERGDLPLEEGVALYKEGLVLVKGCGSQLDHARNDVRIVSEGLVKEFDALNALGDETEDGL; from the coding sequence ATGGCAAAAGAGACATTTGAAAAGAAGTTGGAACGGCTCAAAACCGTGGTCGAGACATTGGAGCGCGGTGACCTGCCCTTGGAAGAGGGCGTGGCCCTGTATAAGGAAGGGTTGGTTCTGGTCAAGGGCTGTGGCTCCCAGTTGGACCATGCCCGGAATGACGTTCGGATTGTGTCCGAAGGGTTGGTGAAGGAATTTGACGCGCTGAATGCACTTGGCGACGAAACGGAGGACGGGCTGTGA
- the dxs gene encoding 1-deoxy-D-xylulose-5-phosphate synthase — MKTAILSQIHKPHDVQRLEGDELTVLARELRDVIISQVSAHGGHLAPCLGVVELTLALFKSYNLDSDKLVWDVGHQAYAHKLLTGRLDRFSTLRQKDGLSGFPRMAESPYDHFGVGHSSTSISAALGMALARDLKGDDNEVIAVIGDGSMTAGLAFEGLNQAGDLGRKMVVVLNDNEMSISKNVGALSQFLSRKMTTPFLQRLKSDVEGLLGTIPKIGDDLAGYAKRYGDSVKSFFTPGILFEAFHFTYVGPIDGHDIGKMVKVFEEIKKLDKPVLVHVMTKKGKGYQPAESDPSHYHGVGEFIPETGLARKFSGSGLPSYTSIFGSTLCDLAEKDESIMAITAAMPEGTGTECFHQRFPERFVDVGICEQHAVTFAAGLATQGFKPAVAIYSTFLQRAYDQIIHDVCLQNLNVNFFLDRGGLVGEDGATHHGAFDMSFLRHIPNLVFMAPKDEAELAQMMATAFAYDGPCAMRYPRGTGVGAKVPKYPTPLPIGEGELVHDGKDVAIITIGSRVYPAVEAAMELQKDGLDVAVFNTRFVKPLPEKQLLGLAGRFKRILLVEENAEAGGFGSAVLELYAGHDVLRDTVIRQLGLPDEFVEHGTQKQLRALVGIDKNGIKRAVEDLCNS, encoded by the coding sequence ATGAAGACAGCCATTCTGTCTCAAATACACAAGCCCCACGATGTCCAACGGCTGGAAGGCGACGAGCTGACCGTTCTGGCCCGTGAATTGCGTGATGTCATTATCAGTCAGGTCTCTGCCCATGGTGGCCACCTTGCGCCGTGTCTCGGTGTTGTCGAGCTGACGTTGGCGTTGTTCAAGTCCTATAATCTCGACTCGGACAAACTGGTGTGGGATGTCGGGCATCAGGCCTATGCACACAAGCTGCTTACCGGGCGGCTCGATCGATTTTCGACATTGCGGCAGAAGGACGGCCTCAGCGGGTTTCCCCGTATGGCGGAATCTCCGTATGATCATTTTGGTGTGGGGCACTCGTCCACGTCGATTTCGGCTGCGCTTGGCATGGCCTTGGCGCGGGATCTCAAAGGGGACGACAACGAAGTCATTGCCGTCATCGGCGATGGGTCCATGACGGCTGGTCTGGCTTTTGAGGGCCTGAATCAGGCGGGCGATCTCGGTCGGAAGATGGTGGTTGTCCTCAACGACAACGAAATGTCCATTTCAAAGAACGTCGGGGCGTTGTCCCAGTTCCTGAGTCGCAAGATGACCACGCCGTTTTTACAGCGGCTCAAGAGCGATGTGGAAGGACTGCTCGGGACCATTCCGAAGATCGGTGACGATCTGGCTGGCTATGCCAAGCGGTATGGCGATTCCGTGAAGTCGTTCTTTACGCCGGGTATTTTGTTCGAGGCCTTTCATTTTACCTATGTCGGGCCGATTGATGGCCATGATATCGGCAAGATGGTCAAGGTGTTCGAGGAAATCAAGAAGCTCGACAAGCCCGTGCTCGTGCACGTCATGACCAAAAAAGGCAAAGGCTATCAGCCTGCGGAATCCGATCCCTCGCACTATCACGGTGTGGGTGAATTCATCCCGGAAACCGGCCTGGCCCGGAAATTCTCCGGTTCGGGACTGCCGTCCTATACCTCCATTTTCGGGTCCACCCTGTGTGATCTGGCTGAAAAGGATGAATCCATCATGGCTATCACTGCGGCCATGCCCGAAGGCACCGGGACTGAGTGTTTTCACCAGCGGTTCCCGGAGCGATTTGTGGATGTGGGTATCTGTGAGCAGCACGCCGTCACGTTTGCCGCAGGGTTGGCCACGCAGGGATTCAAGCCCGCAGTGGCTATTTATTCCACCTTTTTGCAGCGCGCCTATGACCAGATCATCCACGACGTGTGTCTGCAAAATCTGAATGTGAATTTCTTTCTTGATCGGGGTGGCCTTGTCGGTGAAGACGGTGCGACCCATCACGGCGCGTTTGACATGAGCTTTCTGCGCCACATTCCCAATCTGGTGTTCATGGCACCCAAGGATGAAGCCGAATTGGCCCAGATGATGGCCACGGCTTTTGCCTATGACGGTCCGTGTGCCATGCGCTATCCCCGTGGGACCGGGGTGGGTGCCAAGGTTCCCAAGTATCCGACGCCATTGCCCATTGGCGAGGGAGAACTCGTTCATGACGGCAAGGATGTGGCGATCATCACCATTGGTTCCAGGGTGTATCCTGCCGTGGAAGCGGCCATGGAATTACAAAAGGACGGTCTGGATGTGGCCGTCTTCAATACTCGGTTTGTCAAGCCGTTGCCCGAAAAACAGCTGTTGGGGCTGGCCGGTCGCTTCAAGCGGATTCTGTTGGTTGAAGAAAATGCCGAAGCCGGTGGTTTCGGGTCTGCGGTTCTTGAATTGTATGCCGGGCATGATGTTTTGCGTGATACAGTGATCCGCCAACTTGGTCTTCCTGATGAATTTGTTGAGCACGGAACGCAGAAGCAACTTCGGGCCTTGGTAGGTATCGATAAAAATGGTATAAAGCGCGCGGTGGAGGATTTGTGTAACTCGTAA